The Prevotella sp. E9-3 genome has a window encoding:
- a CDS encoding SIS domain-containing protein, producing MTSKEYGIQCIKDEAQALLDLIPKMDDEFEKAVNLMLNCKGKVIVTGVGKSGHIGAKIAATLASTGTPSFFINPLDVYHGDLGVMTHDDVVIAISNSGATDELLRFIPMVLHMQIPIIGMTGNPTSLLAKYSTCHLNVSVSHEACPLNLAPTSSTTATLAMGDALAVALMEARHFRPQDFAHFHPGGELGKRLLTTAFDVMRSDDLPILPPQMHLGEAIIHVSKGKLGLGIAEENGRIVGIITDGDIRRAMEKWQEKFFDRTVSDIMTRTPKIVKPETKITEIQQIMQQHKIHSVLVIDKDRLVGVVDSYSCMI from the coding sequence ATGACTTCTAAAGAATACGGCATTCAATGCATAAAAGACGAGGCCCAGGCGTTGCTTGACCTCATACCTAAAATGGATGACGAGTTTGAAAAGGCCGTCAATCTGATGCTGAACTGTAAAGGCAAGGTTATCGTTACCGGAGTGGGCAAAAGCGGCCACATCGGAGCAAAGATAGCTGCCACTTTGGCCTCAACAGGTACACCTTCATTCTTCATTAATCCCCTTGACGTGTATCACGGCGACCTTGGTGTGATGACACATGACGACGTGGTGATAGCCATCTCCAATTCTGGAGCTACAGACGAGCTGTTGCGTTTCATTCCGATGGTGCTGCACATGCAGATACCCATTATTGGCATGACGGGCAATCCCACCTCGCTATTGGCAAAATATTCTACCTGCCACCTGAACGTCAGTGTGAGCCATGAAGCATGTCCGCTCAACCTGGCTCCCACCAGTTCCACTACAGCCACGCTGGCTATGGGCGATGCCCTGGCAGTAGCCTTGATGGAGGCTCGTCATTTCCGTCCGCAAGACTTTGCCCATTTCCATCCTGGTGGAGAATTAGGCAAGCGACTGCTCACCACCGCCTTTGACGTGATGCGCAGTGACGACCTGCCTATCCTGCCGCCTCAAATGCACTTAGGCGAAGCCATCATCCATGTAAGCAAGGGAAAACTGGGACTGGGCATTGCCGAAGAGAACGGGCGTATCGTGGGTATCATCACCGACGGAGACATCAGACGGGCGATGGAGAAATGGCAAGAGAAATTCTTCGACCGTACTGTAAGCGACATCATGACGCGCACGCCTAAGATTGTGAAGCCCGAAACAAAAATCACCGAAATACAACAGATCATGCAACAACATAAGATACACTCCGTGCTTGTCATCGACAAGGACCGACTGGTAGGTGTTGTTGATAGCTACTCTTGCATGATATAG
- a CDS encoding phosphatidylserine/phosphatidylglycerophosphate/cardiolipin synthase family protein: MMSIVLASSYQTGKAEQIAEEGSDSIIRHQLENMGVNFSHNNRVTLLMSGQQKFDDMFAAIRQARHSIHLEYFNFRNDSIASLLFDLLREKRREGVEVRALFDGFGNDSNNQPLLKRHVEALRVDSIDIWEFDPIRFPWVNHIWPRDHRKIVVIDGSIAYTGGMNVADYYIKGTEQVGAWRDMHCRIEGGAVNELQLIFSRIWEKTTGEDIWKPEYFRAYSPEPFENLKPDTTATAGHKLVGIINREPHKTNKIMREFYIKAINEARDSIHIINPYFTLIPSVTKALRNAIKRGVKVELMLSAKSDIPLTPDCAFYQAHKMMKQGAEVWLYQPGFHHSKIMMVDGKFCTVGSTNLDSRSLRYDYEENAVIIDKNTTHELDLMFSHDKEESIRLTPEYWKKFRTPWQRFRGWFAHLLVPFL, from the coding sequence ATGATGAGTATCGTCCTCGCTTCATCTTACCAAACAGGCAAGGCAGAGCAGATAGCCGAGGAAGGTTCTGACTCCATCATCCGCCATCAGTTGGAAAATATGGGAGTGAACTTCTCCCACAACAACCGAGTGACGCTACTCATGTCCGGTCAGCAGAAATTTGATGACATGTTTGCTGCTATCCGACAAGCACGTCACAGCATCCATCTCGAATATTTCAATTTTCGTAATGATTCCATTGCCTCACTATTGTTTGACCTTCTACGCGAAAAACGCAGAGAAGGCGTAGAGGTACGTGCCTTGTTTGATGGTTTTGGCAATGACTCTAACAATCAGCCACTTCTGAAACGCCATGTCGAAGCATTAAGGGTAGATAGCATTGACATCTGGGAATTCGACCCGATACGTTTCCCCTGGGTGAATCACATCTGGCCGCGCGACCATCGCAAAATTGTGGTTATAGACGGCTCTATTGCCTATACTGGTGGGATGAATGTGGCCGACTATTATATAAAAGGTACGGAACAGGTAGGCGCCTGGCGCGATATGCATTGTCGAATAGAGGGCGGAGCTGTCAACGAACTACAGCTTATCTTCTCACGCATTTGGGAAAAGACAACTGGTGAAGACATCTGGAAACCAGAATATTTTCGCGCCTATTCCCCTGAGCCCTTTGAGAACCTAAAACCGGACACCACAGCAACTGCCGGCCATAAGTTGGTGGGAATCATCAATCGCGAGCCCCATAAGACCAATAAGATTATGCGAGAGTTCTATATTAAAGCCATCAATGAAGCGCGCGATTCCATCCATATCATTAACCCATACTTCACCCTTATCCCCAGTGTCACCAAGGCATTGCGCAATGCTATCAAGCGTGGAGTGAAAGTTGAATTGATGCTCTCAGCCAAAAGCGATATTCCTTTAACCCCCGACTGTGCCTTCTACCAGGCACATAAGATGATGAAACAAGGCGCTGAGGTTTGGCTCTACCAACCAGGATTCCATCATTCCAAGATTATGATGGTGGATGGAAAATTCTGTACCGTAGGTTCTACAAATCTCGACTCGCGCAGTCTGCGTTATGACTATGAGGAAAATGCTGTGATTATCGACAAGAACACCACTCATGAACTCGACCTCATGTTCAGTCACGACAAAGAGGAAAGTATCCGTCTCACCCCGGAATACTGGAAAAAATTCCGTACTCCCTGGCAACGGTTCCGCGGATGGTTTGCCCATCTGCTTGTACCATTCCTTTAG
- the ruvC gene encoding crossover junction endodeoxyribonuclease RuvC, with amino-acid sequence MMKVKGEKIILGIDPGTNIMGYGVLRVVDNKAQMVTMGVIDLRKFGDAYLKLGHIYERVTGIIDSFLPDELAIEAPFFGKNVQSMLKLGRAQGVAIAAAIRHSVPIHEYAPMKIKMALTGNGSASKEQVAGMLQRLLKIQDDEMGKFMDATDALAAAYCHYLQMGRPETGATHYKGWKDFVNKNQEKVWNNKQK; translated from the coding sequence ATGATGAAAGTAAAAGGCGAAAAGATAATTTTAGGTATCGACCCTGGTACCAATATCATGGGCTATGGTGTTCTGCGCGTTGTTGACAACAAGGCACAGATGGTGACCATGGGCGTCATCGATCTGCGAAAGTTCGGCGATGCCTATCTGAAACTGGGCCATATCTATGAGCGTGTAACAGGTATCATTGATTCTTTTCTTCCCGACGAACTGGCTATCGAGGCGCCTTTCTTCGGTAAGAATGTACAGTCGATGTTGAAATTGGGAAGAGCTCAGGGAGTAGCTATTGCCGCAGCTATCCGCCATAGTGTGCCTATTCATGAATATGCCCCTATGAAAATCAAGATGGCCCTTACTGGCAATGGCTCCGCATCGAAAGAACAGGTAGCCGGCATGCTTCAACGGCTGCTAAAGATTCAGGACGATGAAATGGGTAAGTTCATGGATGCTACAGATGCACTTGCTGCTGCCTATTGTCACTATCTGCAGATGGGACGCCCTGAGACGGGTGCCACTCATTATAAAGGTTGGAAAGACTTTGTCAACAAGAATCAGGAAAAAGTATGGAACAACAAGCAGAAATAA
- a CDS encoding two-component regulator propeller domain-containing protein: protein MKKILTLLILLVSLTARGDYYFKTLDARDGLTSSQVTCILKDSRGFMWFGTPAGLYRYDGYIFKHFQSDSQDGSSLPDSYILNIQEAIDGTLWIQTPSGYCVYHPQNENFERDMRQVFTNMGINSVPKIIFIDHYRNVWCYLPNIGIICYNMQKQMIHEFAFAGTTQSSNGIPQGDICSIGECKDGAVIVYSNGMLVCCDVMKQPNIVWTTPDVAQRQLRNSKTLKVFADKLDNIWLYGQGTLFVYEKKKKTWNTDIGNQLGLIGVGADFSVNGMSGSKNGNIWIATSRNGLIKSSAQTQIMEPTQLSTMIPSRLQSSPAIQSVYVDDTDLLWVGTSKSGVAYWGENIYKFTATLNGDISAICEDNEGNPIYGTSDHGLLNYDGPLASLKVSALAYTSDGSLWVGSKQNGLTRIKGGKTTIYSALDTEKKTLIDNHINALCTDKSGNLWIATDGGLQMFNIRMETFSNYTKENRKLKVNTVTSLFYCDDNTMLIGTSEGLTILSLSNAEVRHYTGNSTNLKKFSNNYITYLFRDSYGLIWIGTREGLNILNLQDDQLDVLTEKQQLCNNNICGIAEGKNHNIWVSTSNGVSRIVVQRNHDNGTYDYGLYNYSHNDGLQSNEFNPGAIYTFKRDSTVIMGGLYGVNSARPETASSSTALPRVMLTQLFIGEEEILPGHSYDDNVILTQALNESNKIVLNSDQNNFTIKFAAGNYNQSERLQFQYWMEGLDYDWHNGDAMKHGVTFTDLSSKTYRLHVKAISAEGAVSQQERVLEITISRPWYLQMWMIAFYIAIIIIILYLWRIGIQKIRIVWRKKHELLTELAIQREEIKSASDDLRQPMARMTSIIMNLAERDSTLEEREQLNNLHSQMLQIITRVSDMQMALEHPEENARQQVNKHFELDSHGEMKLPDIVSEELTSEIRSQYRESPTSKFRVMFIDDNDDFIKYIDARLRYVYDFHSYNDIVKAEAEIETTMPDLIICKHAMRPLSGSELCNQIKKNPALDKIKFVLMLENKISEQDLAEQIITLSADDYLEKPFNLQEAAMHFNKLLGIGAFEMTNNLIEGAETRMLEGHNSSMTTATETIDYGSFNPMNNNDQNDEEIQSVEVQFIRDEHAQEEDGSETIDYSTLNAVDHRLITNIEQYVQQNMSRGQINLEEMASAMGMGMRPFFIKVRDITGKTPSEVVKDLRLKHACMLLKRTNINMSELATNVGFTTGEHFINTFKERFGISPSEYRQKYRK, encoded by the coding sequence ATGAAAAAAATTCTGACACTACTTATCCTACTGGTGTCGTTGACTGCCAGAGGAGACTACTACTTTAAGACACTGGATGCTCGTGACGGATTGACATCAAGTCAGGTAACGTGTATCCTTAAAGACTCACGTGGATTCATGTGGTTTGGAACCCCAGCGGGTCTCTATCGCTATGACGGTTATATCTTCAAGCATTTCCAAAGCGATTCGCAGGATGGTTCTTCCCTACCCGACAGTTATATCCTGAATATTCAGGAAGCTATCGACGGTACCCTTTGGATACAGACGCCTTCAGGCTACTGTGTCTATCATCCGCAGAATGAGAACTTTGAGCGAGACATGCGCCAGGTGTTCACAAACATGGGCATCAATTCCGTTCCGAAGATTATCTTTATAGACCATTATCGCAATGTATGGTGCTACCTGCCAAATATAGGCATTATTTGCTACAACATGCAGAAGCAGATGATTCATGAATTTGCTTTTGCCGGTACCACGCAGAGCAGCAACGGTATTCCCCAAGGCGACATCTGCTCTATTGGCGAATGCAAGGATGGCGCCGTCATTGTCTATAGCAACGGTATGCTGGTTTGCTGCGATGTGATGAAACAGCCCAACATCGTATGGACAACTCCCGATGTAGCCCAGCGACAACTGCGCAACAGCAAGACACTGAAAGTATTTGCCGATAAGCTCGATAATATTTGGCTCTACGGACAAGGAACCCTTTTCGTCTATGAAAAGAAAAAGAAGACCTGGAACACCGATATTGGCAACCAACTGGGTTTAATAGGTGTTGGAGCCGATTTTAGCGTGAACGGAATGTCGGGCAGCAAGAATGGAAACATCTGGATAGCCACAAGCCGTAACGGTTTGATAAAGTCCTCAGCTCAAACCCAGATTATGGAACCCACCCAACTGAGCACGATGATTCCAAGCCGTTTGCAGAGTTCGCCGGCCATTCAGAGTGTTTATGTTGACGATACCGATTTGCTTTGGGTAGGCACATCAAAATCGGGTGTAGCCTATTGGGGTGAGAACATCTACAAGTTCACTGCCACGCTGAATGGCGACATCAGTGCTATCTGCGAAGACAATGAGGGAAATCCTATTTATGGAACCAGCGATCATGGTCTTCTGAACTATGATGGTCCATTAGCCAGTTTGAAAGTGAGTGCATTGGCCTACACCAGCGATGGAAGTCTATGGGTAGGCTCTAAGCAAAACGGTCTGACTCGCATAAAAGGCGGAAAGACAACCATCTATTCAGCATTGGATACAGAAAAGAAAACGCTGATTGACAATCACATCAATGCGTTGTGTACTGATAAGAGTGGAAACCTATGGATAGCTACCGATGGCGGACTGCAGATGTTCAACATCCGTATGGAGACTTTCTCGAACTATACAAAGGAAAATAGAAAGCTGAAAGTAAACACCGTCACATCCCTGTTCTATTGTGATGACAACACCATGCTCATTGGTACTTCTGAAGGCCTCACAATTCTGAGTCTTTCAAATGCCGAGGTACGCCACTATACCGGTAACTCGACAAACCTGAAGAAATTCTCCAACAACTATATCACCTATCTGTTCAGAGATTCATACGGACTGATATGGATAGGTACACGAGAAGGACTGAACATTCTGAATCTGCAGGACGACCAGTTGGACGTGCTTACCGAAAAGCAACAACTTTGCAATAACAACATCTGTGGTATTGCAGAAGGAAAGAATCATAACATCTGGGTAAGCACCAGCAACGGCGTCAGTCGAATTGTTGTTCAACGCAACCACGACAATGGCACCTACGACTACGGACTATACAACTATTCGCACAACGATGGACTGCAGAGCAATGAGTTCAATCCTGGAGCTATCTATACCTTCAAGCGAGACAGTACCGTCATCATGGGTGGTCTGTATGGTGTAAACTCAGCACGTCCTGAGACAGCAAGTTCCAGTACAGCTCTTCCACGCGTAATGCTGACCCAACTGTTCATCGGCGAAGAAGAGATCCTTCCGGGACACTCGTATGACGACAATGTCATTCTTACCCAAGCACTCAATGAGAGTAACAAAATTGTGCTGAATAGCGATCAGAACAATTTCACCATAAAATTTGCTGCAGGCAACTATAACCAGAGCGAGCGCCTACAATTCCAATACTGGATGGAAGGACTGGACTATGACTGGCATAATGGTGATGCCATGAAGCATGGTGTTACCTTCACCGACTTGAGTAGTAAGACCTATCGACTTCATGTAAAGGCTATCAGCGCTGAAGGAGCTGTCAGCCAACAGGAACGGGTTCTTGAGATTACCATCTCACGTCCCTGGTATTTGCAAATGTGGATGATTGCCTTCTATATCGCCATCATCATTATTATTCTCTATCTGTGGAGAATCGGTATTCAGAAGATTCGCATTGTATGGAGAAAGAAGCATGAACTGTTGACAGAATTAGCCATCCAGCGTGAGGAAATCAAATCGGCCAGCGACGACTTGCGTCAGCCAATGGCCCGCATGACCTCCATCATCATGAACCTGGCCGAACGTGATTCTACACTTGAGGAGCGTGAGCAATTGAACAACCTGCACTCACAGATGCTACAGATTATCACCCGTGTGAGCGATATGCAAATGGCACTGGAGCATCCTGAAGAGAATGCTCGCCAGCAGGTGAACAAGCATTTCGAATTAGACAGTCACGGTGAGATGAAACTGCCCGATATCGTCAGCGAGGAACTCACCTCTGAAATACGTTCACAATATCGTGAATCTCCAACATCGAAATTCCGTGTGATGTTTATTGACGATAATGACGACTTTATCAAATACATCGATGCACGTCTGCGTTATGTCTATGACTTCCATTCCTACAACGACATCGTCAAAGCTGAAGCTGAGATAGAGACTACCATGCCCGACCTCATTATCTGTAAGCACGCTATGCGCCCACTATCGGGTAGTGAGCTCTGCAATCAGATAAAGAAGAATCCAGCACTCGACAAGATAAAGTTCGTGCTCATGCTCGAAAACAAAATTAGCGAACAGGATTTGGCCGAGCAGATTATCACCCTATCTGCCGACGACTATTTGGAGAAGCCGTTCAACCTTCAGGAAGCAGCCATGCATTTCAATAAACTATTGGGCATTGGTGCATTCGAGATGACCAACAACCTGATTGAAGGTGCTGAAACCCGTATGTTGGAAGGACATAATTCAAGTATGACCACTGCTACTGAGACAATAGACTACGGTTCATTCAATCCGATGAACAACAATGATCAGAATGACGAGGAAATCCAGTCGGTCGAAGTGCAGTTTATCAGAGACGAACACGCTCAAGAAGAAGATGGTTCAGAAACCATCGACTATTCTACGCTGAATGCCGTTGACCACCGACTCATCACAAACATCGAACAGTATGTTCAGCAGAATATGAGTCGCGGTCAGATTAATCTTGAAGAGATGGCCAGTGCAATGGGTATGGGTATGCGCCCGTTCTTTATAAAAGTTCGCGACATAACAGGAAAGACGCCTTCAGAAGTAGTTAAAGATCTGCGCCTGAAACATGCCTGCATGCTACTGAAGCGCACCAATATCAATATGAGCGAGTTGGCCACTAATGTTGGTTTCACTACAGGCGAACATTTTATCAACACGTTCAAGGAGAGATTTGGCATTTCACCTTCTGAATACAGACAGAAATATCGTAAATGA